TTGATTATCCAAAAGGTAGGCGCCTCGAATCCCGGAATGTCGATATTTGAGGCAATCGCACATCAATTTGGACATCTAAAGTCCGATATTTCAACCAAAGCAGGACTACCTGCCCCGCTTATGCCACTACTTCAGTTCATACAGGTTGGACACTTCGGGAAAGGCGACAGGACTGTTGGTGAGATTGCCAGGCTAATGTATGTGAAGGGATACGACTTCGGCCACTTCCTCGCAATGTCTGTCCCAGTGCTTCTTATTGAGGTAATCGTGCGTGTCGCATACTGTGTCAAGCGTCTGAAGGAAGGCCATGACCTTGCCGGTGCGTTGCCGCTCAATCTGCCGGGAAAACCCCACCAACCTAAGCTCCAGACCATGCTGTTCACGGCCCATCTCATATCAACAGCCGTCAACGGGACGCGGGCATACCTCACAAGCAACCCCTTGGCCATAAACTACCCGCAGTGGATTATGTTCGCAAAGTCAAGCTTTCAGCAGTGCAGGTGGGTTCTCTTCAAGAAAGAGCAGGAGAGATTGGCGCATACACAAGCCAAGATGGACAACGAGTGGGAAGTGCTCAACAAAGACCTGAGCGCTTGGTGGGACAACGACGAAGTGGGAAGCGATGTCCTCTCGCTTCCTGCCTCTCAGTAGTGTTGAAAGCAAAAGAAAAGATTGCCAACAAGCGCATGAATGCGGACAGGGCCACGGTGTCGGGTCAGCAAAGTGACTGAGCATTTCCGAAGTGAGTTCGCCCACAAATGTGCCTTGGGGTGTGGCCCTGCCGGTTATGCAAACGTTAGCCAAATTATTATTGTAAAAGAGATTTTGGATTATGTTCCCCCCCTTCCCCGCCCGTATAAATCCTTGGACTCACCATGAAGGTCATGAAGGGGAAAGAGGTAGCCACAAGAGGCACAAGAGGTTTTTAGCGTGTTGATGATGGGCTGAAGATGCCTCGCGGCGGACAGTGGGAATACCCTACTATTTTTCAATCTGTGTAATTTTGGTCCCCCAATCTGTGTCACCTGCCTGCCGGCAGGCAGGTCTGTGGACTCCCTCCCTTCCTGAACCCCAAACACTTATCGCACCTGATTTCTCTGATTGGGGGAGGAATTCAGAATACAGAATACAGAATACAGAATTCAGTATTCAGTAGCCCCCCGCCCCAGCCCCTTGTACTCACATGTAGGCATGTAGGCCATGTAGGGAAAAGGCTGAAGGGAGGCACAGAAAGAGTCCGAGGTGGAGTGGTTTTTCTCTATGCACTCTGCTCTCTGCTCTATGCTCCCCTCCTGAACCCCGAACCCTGAACCCTCTCATTCCCCCTCTGTGTCCTCTGTGGTTAATCCCCCTTCCTGAACCCTCTTCCCCACCGAACGCCCCGCTAGCGCTCGGGGGGGATCATGCATTCGCTCGAAGCCTGGATCCCCGAGGCCACTTCCGGGATGATGCCGAGGCGGACGTAGACCGGGCGGACATGGCGCCTCAGGGCCGGGAGGCGGCGGAGGAAAACCAGGGCGCCGAGCACGCAGGCCGACCCGCCCAGGGCCAGCGTGGCCGGGGCGCCCACCGCGTCGGCGAGCGCCCCCGCGGCCAGGCTCCCGAAGGGGGCGGTGCCGACGAAGGCCATCATGTACAGGCTCATCACCCGTCCCCGCTTATCGTCGTCGACCAGGGTCTGGATGATGGTGTTTCCCGACGCCATCTGCACCATCATCCCCAGGCCGGCCAGGAAGATCAGTCCCAGCGATAACGGAAAGGAACGGGAAAAGGAAAACGCGACGAGGCTGGAACCGAAAAGGCCGGCCGCCCGCGGGATCAGGCGCCCCAGCCCCAGGACGCTTTTACGCGAAGCCAGCCAGAGCGCGCCGGTCAAAGCCCCGACTCCCGAGGCCGCCATCAGGAGCCCGAAGGTATAGGGTCCTCCCCCCAGCACGGATTTGGCGAAGACCGGCATCAGAACCATATAGGGCATGCCGGTCAGACTGATCACCCCCAGCAGCAGGATGATCGCCCGCACCGGCGGGAAGCCGAACGCGTAGGCGAGCCCCCCGCGCAACCCCTTCAGGAGCGAGCGTTCCCGGGAAGCGGCGCGGGTCCGGGGCAGTTTCATCAGCAGCAGGGAAACGATCACGCACAGGAAGCTGATCGCGTTGACGACGAAACAGACGCCTTCGCCGACGGAAGCGATCAGGGCCCCCGCCAGGGAAGGCCCGAGCAGACGGGCGCTGTTCACCATCGAGGAGTTGAGGGCGATGGCGTTGCCCAGGTTCTGCCTCTTTTCGACCAGATCGACGACCAGGGCCTGCCGCGCCGGCATATCGAAGGCGTTGATGACCCCCAGCACCGCGGCCAGGGAAACGATCTCCCAGACCTGGATCGTCCCCAGATAATAAAGGCAGGCCAACGCCGCCGCCTGCAGCATGGCCAGGACCTGGGTCGCGATCAGGACCCGGTAGCGGTCCCAGCGGTCGACCAGGACCCCGGCGACGGGGGCCAGCAGAAAAGTCGGCACCTGGCCGGCGAAGCTCACCACCCCCAGAAGGACCGGGGATCCGCTCATGCTGTACACCAGCCAGGGGATGGCGACCCGCTGCATCCAGGTCCCGATCAGCGAGACGCTCTGCCCCGTGAAAAAGAGCCGGTAGTTCCGATAGCCGAGCGAACGGAATATCGTCCCCCACCGGAAGCCGTTTTCTTGACCGTTGTCGTTCGTCTTCAACTCCGTCGCCGCCCGCGGACCGTGTACATAACCCGGCAGTATACCCGCTGGACGGTC
The sequence above is drawn from the bacterium genome and encodes:
- a CDS encoding MFS transporter — its product is MKTNDNGQENGFRWGTIFRSLGYRNYRLFFTGQSVSLIGTWMQRVAIPWLVYSMSGSPVLLGVVSFAGQVPTFLLAPVAGVLVDRWDRYRVLIATQVLAMLQAAALACLYYLGTIQVWEIVSLAAVLGVINAFDMPARQALVVDLVEKRQNLGNAIALNSSMVNSARLLGPSLAGALIASVGEGVCFVVNAISFLCVIVSLLLMKLPRTRAASRERSLLKGLRGGLAYAFGFPPVRAIILLLGVISLTGMPYMVLMPVFAKSVLGGGPYTFGLLMAASGVGALTGALWLASRKSVLGLGRLIPRAAGLFGSSLVAFSFSRSFPLSLGLIFLAGLGMMVQMASGNTIIQTLVDDDKRGRVMSLYMMAFVGTAPFGSLAAGALADAVGAPATLALGGSACVLGALVFLRRLPALRRHVRPVYVRLGIIPEVASGIQASSECMIPPER